The nucleotide window TTGCGCATCGCCTTTTCAAGAAACTTGCGGTTGACGTCCTCATCATCAATGGCACCATTAAGGAGCGTTTCAATAAATCCCTGGATGGCGAAAATAGGGGTCTTTAGCTCGTGAGAGATATCCCCAATAAACTCCTTTCGATAATTTTCGATGCGATTGAGGCGCTGGATTTCACGTTCAACCGTTTTGCTGGCCCGCACTGTTTGTTTGATGAGGTAGTCAAGCTCATCATGACTATTGGTTTGCAGGTGTTCATAGTCCCTGAAACGCTTGCGCAAAATATTTTTATTAATCTGATGTAACGTCTCGAGACGTCGAAACTGATTCTTTTGAATAACCAGATAAACAACGAGAGCCGTAAAAATAGCAAGGCATAATCCAAAAGCGGATGCCTGAGCGAGTGATGCCGGCCCCCAAAAATGGAGGGCCAATCCCCCGGCAATACCAACAACTATGCTTGAATACAGTGCGCTGCGAAAGGCTAATCGCGATGATCTTTGAAAGGGCTTTTTCCTCATTCTTTAAACTTGTAGCCTACTCCTTTAACGGTTTCGATATAATCGCTGCCAATTTTTTCACGGATTTTACGGATATGTACATCTACGGTGCGATCTACAACATACACATCATTTCCCCAAACTTGGTTAAGCAATGTTTGCCGATCCATCACCTTGCCCTTTCTGCTGGCAAGAAAATAAAGCAGTTCAAACTCTTTGCGCGGCATCTGAAATTCCTCGTCACCCTTGGTAACAATGTAGCGGTCTTTATCAATCACAACATCGTGAACATCGATTTTATTGGTCATCGGCTGGGTTTCTTCAAACCTCCGGAGAACTGCTTTAATACGAGAAATAAGCTTCGTAGTGCTTATCGGTTTCGTTATATAGTCGTCGCCGCCTTTATCGAGCCCTTCAACCTCTGTTTTCTCATCGCCACGGGCCGTTAAAAAGATGATGGGAATATGTTTTAAATCCTTGTCAGAACGCATACGCTCAACTACCTCCATGCCATCCATTTTAGGCATCATGATATCCAGCAAAACCAGGTTTGGGTTATGCTCACGCGCTACTTTAATGCCCTCTTTGCCATCCTCAGCCTTGAGCACATCAAAGCCTTCTTTTTGGAGGTTATATTCAATTAAGTCCAGAAGATCTTGTTCGTCATCAACAACTAAGATTGTTTTTTTGTCAGACACGGTCAGAAATTGATTGCAATGTTAAATTAAGATAAGCAAAAAGTTACTTACATTTTACGTAAGCAATAGTACAAAGCCCCATCCGTAATTGAAACCGCAGGTCTATTAAATAATTGTTATGATTTGGGGGATAAGAAAATGATAGTATTCATCGGATGGCAACACCAGCCACGCGATCAAAGAGCCTGCTTACTTATCCAGTTGAGAAAGAGCTTTTTTGACCAATGCTTGCACGTTGCCGTCGATATCCTCTTTCTTGGCAGCCAGCTCAATCGATTCCTGCGCATCACGCTTTTTAAAGCCAAGCGATTGCAGAGCCGAAACGGCCTCTTCTTTGACATTACTGCTGAGAGTAGCAGAAGAACTACCTCCAGTTGCATAAGTTGCATCTACCATCTCCGAGATTTTATCCTTCAGTTCCAAAATCATACGCTGGGCCGTCTTTTTCCCAATACCCTTAATTTGAGATAGGGCTGATTTATCTTCTTGTACAATCGCGCCCGTAATCTCCTGGGCTGGGAGTCCCGATAGAATAGTCAGTCCAAGTTTGGGACCCACGCCTTTAACGGTAATCAGCAGCTCAAAAAGATCTTTTTCATTTTGATTGGCAAAGCCAAATAGTCGCTGATCGTTGTCCGTAACATGATGGTAAACCAGCAATTCCACTTCTTCATCTTTATTCGGAAGTTCATCAAACGTTTGATTCGAAATCTCCAGCAGGTAACCGACGTCACGGACATCAATAATAATTTGTTCAGGAGATTTGGTATGAACGGTGCCTTTTAAATATGCAATCATTAAGAAAAAGAATTTCGTAAAATAAAATTCAATGTCATTCTGTAACAAGTTCAGAATGACATATGGTTAAGTATTATACCAGTCAATCTTTAACACGATCGGGATTATTAGCTACAAAATCAGCCCAATTCGATTTGCTGTTGTTTTGGTGTGTTTTCTTTTGGGATTTGGGGGCTTGCCGGTTAAAACTGTTTTGTTTCATCAGGTGACACCACGCTACCGCCAACGCATCGGTAGCATCTTTCGATAACTTCTCATCAGGCAGATTTACGGTCTTACGCAACATAAAAGCAACCTGCTCTTTGCTGGCGTTTCCATTCCCCGTAATCGATTTTTTTACCTGCTTGGGATAATATTCCGTAACTCCAATATCCTGATTGGTAATGGCCAGCATAGCTGCAGCTTGTGCCCGGCCCAGTTTCAGCATTGCCAGCGGATCAACGCCATAAATAGGTGTCTCTACTGCGCACGAATCGGGATTAAACGAGGAAATAATTTTGGAAACTTCTTCAAAAATGTATTGCAGCCTATCGGAGTGGTCATCCATGTGCGCCATTTTGAGCACGTCACAACGTAAGGCCACCAGTTTGCTGTTTTCTTCCGTGAGGATAGCGTAGCCAGTATTTCGCGAGCCAGGATCGATACCAAGAATCACATCAGCCATAATACATTTTACTTGATTCGTTTAATTGAATATAACGTATTTGTGATGGATTTCTCACCGACAAAATTGTTCAGCATTCACTGGTTATTTAAATGTCTCAAAGGTATCAATCCGATTAAAGTAGCTGGTAGCAGCCTCCTTGACTTTCGGTGCCAGCAATATTGTGGAAACCATTGTGGGAATCGCCATCAGGGCAAACATACCATCAATAAGATCAATGACGGCACCAATAGAAGCAACTGAACCGAAAATAATGGACCCTACATAGAAATAATTATACCAGTGTTGTTTATCGGCGCCAATTAAGTAACCCAGGCATTTAGTTCCATAGTAGGAGTAGGTAAGCATCGAGCTAATGGCAAAAAAGACCACACATATCACCAATAAGTAAGTGCCGAACTCAGGTAGTGCTTCATTAAAAGCATTGAGCGTAAGCGTAACGCCATTGGCTTCAGTTGATTTCCAGACTCCGGTGACCAGAATAGCAAGGGCAGTCATTGTACAGGTAATAATAGTATCAATAGCGGGCCCAAGCATGGCAACCAGCCCCTCACGGACAGGCTCCTTGGTTTTGGCCGCACCGTGGGCTAGTGCTTCGGTACCAAGGCCAGCTTCATTAGAGAATACCCCTCGTTGAATACCGATGACAATGAGGGAGCCTACGGCACCACCCATAACAGATTTACCAGTAAAAGCGTCTGTAACGATTAGCCCAAGATAATGAGGAATCTCTGTAATGTGGGCAGCCAAAATGGCAATAACGCAT belongs to Fodinibius sp. Rm-B-1B1-1 and includes:
- a CDS encoding response regulator transcription factor, with the translated sequence MSDKKTILVVDDEQDLLDLIEYNLQKEGFDVLKAEDGKEGIKVAREHNPNLVLLDIMMPKMDGMEVVERMRSDKDLKHIPIIFLTARGDEKTEVEGLDKGGDDYITKPISTTKLISRIKAVLRRFEETQPMTNKIDVHDVVIDKDRYIVTKGDEEFQMPRKEFELLYFLASRKGKVMDRQTLLNQVWGNDVYVVDRTVDVHIRKIREKIGSDYIETVKGVGYKFKE
- the ruvA gene encoding Holliday junction branch migration protein RuvA, with the translated sequence MIAYLKGTVHTKSPEQIIIDVRDVGYLLEISNQTFDELPNKDEEVELLVYHHVTDNDQRLFGFANQNEKDLFELLITVKGVGPKLGLTILSGLPAQEITGAIVQEDKSALSQIKGIGKKTAQRMILELKDKISEMVDATYATGGSSSATLSSNVKEEAVSALQSLGFKKRDAQESIELAAKKEDIDGNVQALVKKALSQLDK
- the ruvC gene encoding crossover junction endodeoxyribonuclease RuvC — its product is MADVILGIDPGSRNTGYAILTEENSKLVALRCDVLKMAHMDDHSDRLQYIFEEVSKIISSFNPDSCAVETPIYGVDPLAMLKLGRAQAAAMLAITNQDIGVTEYYPKQVKKSITGNGNASKEQVAFMLRKTVNLPDEKLSKDATDALAVAWCHLMKQNSFNRQAPKSQKKTHQNNSKSNWADFVANNPDRVKD